A genomic segment from Castor canadensis chromosome 1, mCasCan1.hap1v2, whole genome shotgun sequence encodes:
- the LOC109699181 gene encoding olfactory receptor 52M1, producing the protein MLTFHNVCSIPSFFQLMGIPGLESLHIWLSIPFGSMYLVAVVGNVTILAVVRVERSLHQPMYFFLCMLAIIDLVLSTSTMPKLLGIFWFGAGDIGLDACLGQMFLIHCFATVESGIFLAMAFDRYVAICNPLHHTTVLTHAVVGRLGLAALLRGILYIGPLPLMIRLQLPLYKTHVISHSYCEHMAVVTLTCGDSRVNNVYGLSIGFLVLLLDSVAIAASYVMIFRAVMGLSTPEARLKILGTCGSHVCAILVFYVPIALSSLIHRFGHQVPPPIHTLLANFYLLIPPILNPIVYAVRTKQIRERLLQILKIGIKIR; encoded by the coding sequence ATGCTCACCTTTCATAATGTCTGCTCAATACCCAGCTTCTTCCAGCTCATGGGCATCCCAGGGTTGGAGTCCCTGCACATCTGGCTCTCCATCCCCTTTGGCTCCATGTACCTGGTGGCTGTGGTGGGAAATGTCACCATCCTGGCTGTGGTAAGGGTAGAGCGTAGCCTGCACCagcccatgtacttcttcctgtgCATGCTCGCTATCATTGATCTGGTTCTATCTACTTCCACTATGCCCAAACTTCTGGGAATCTTCTGGTTCGGTGCTGGTGATATTGGCCTAGATGCCTGCTTGGGCCAAATGTTTCTTATTCACTGCTTTGCCACTGTTGAGTCAGGCATCTTTCTTGCCATGGCTTTTGATCGCTATGTAGCCATTTGCAACCCCCTACATCATACCACAGTGCTCACCCATGCAGTGGTGGGACGTTTGGGGCTGGCTGCCCTCCTCCGAGGAATTCTTTACATTGGACCCCTACCTCTGATGATTCGCCTACAGCTGCCTCTTTATAAAACCCATGTCATCTCCCATTCCTACTGCGAGCACATGGCTGTGGTCACGTTGACATGTGGTGACAGCAGAGTCAACAATGTCTATGGACTGAGCATTGGCTTTCTGGTATTGCTCTTGGACTCAGTGGCTATTGCTGCCTCTTATGTGATGATTTTCAGGGCTGTGATGGGGCTTTCCACCCCTGAAGCCAGGCTTAAGATCCTGGGAACATGTGGTTCTCATGTCTGTGCCATACTGGTTTTCTATGTTCCCATTGCTCTTTCTTCCCTTATTCACCGGTTTGGTCACCAGGTGCCTCCTCCAATCCACACCCTGCTGGCCAACTTCTATCTCCTTATTCCTCCGATCCTCAATCCTATTGTCTATGCTGTCCGCACCAAGCAAATCCGAGAGAGACTTCTCCAAATTCTGAAGATAGGAATTAAGATCAGATGA